TTGCTGATCCATATATTGGAGCCAATGCTGAATGATTGGAAGACGGCGTTCATTATTATCGTGGATATCGATAAAAACCAACCGATGGATTTCAGGTAGTGGGCGTACACACGTAATTTTACCTGGAAATTTTCAGTAGAAATTAAggaaatttcattggaaatttacTCTGATTTGTTGGGGGGAACGACGGAAAGAATGTAATAATGAAGAATGTTGACAATTCGAAGCTGTGTTTCAGCTTTAAAAGTCCCAAAAATCATTCTATTTCACTCTCCGGCCTTCGAATCATCGATCTTTGAAACGTTCGATACCACTCCCCTCTTttctaatggaaaaattctacTGGGAGACAATTAAACTCGAAATACTTACACTTCCAGTTTCCGTTTTCTCCGTTTCAATGATCTTCTCACCGACCTTTCCTTCAATGGGCTTATTCTCCTTGAAACTCGTGATCTTGGCGAGAGATCCAGATCTCTGGCTCTCAGTCGATTGTTGTCtgagacaaaaattatttccatcgaaattttaaataatttttattctaagaaaattgatttcaacTTCTTAATGAAGCTCACCTGCGTAGCGATCCACCACTCAAGGATCTTTGGTCGGCCGAACCAGAATCACTGGGAGTCATCGATGTTTTCGAACGTGATCTcgttaatttttgtttgaacTCTTCTGTGCCAATAGTCGATTCCAATTGTTGTTTAATCTCTGTCAAGTCTGTCTCTTCGTCGTCTTGTGCCCTCACTGTTGATGGGTACGACGTACATCATTAGGTTTAGGAGAATAATATTCAATGgaccaatcaatcaatcaatcaatcaaaataaAGAGGCATGACAATtgcggaagaataaaaattagctCTACTGAAATACCATGCCATTAGAAATATCGTCAACCAAATGGATAAGCTCTCAGATTAATGCTGTTACTTCAAAactaaagaaatattttcgtaAACTTACAATGTCCAACTTGACCCcgtacataaaaataaaaataggtgAATTTGTGGTGAAAGAGTAAGAATAGAAAGGAAAACAGAAGTTCAAGGGAATTGAAGTACGTGTAAGACTagaattgtaattattaaatatatcagtatcaatgaaaattattttatcagtaaaaaatttttaacagaaTAATTTCCATTGGAAAGTTTCCTAAACAATTCATCTCAATTGAAGAACCTGTCAAGTTGTTTATGCTTTCCAACAGAATCACCCAAGAGTCTCCCTAGACCTCCTCTAGACCCCTCCCCCGCCCCTTAATCCCTCAAAATCTCCCTACCGCCTCTTCCCGACccctaaaaattaatttccctacCTTCTTGCAAATGTTGTATCAAAAAATCAGCAAAAGCGCCCCTCTTCTCCATCAACTGCTTGTATGTCCCGCTCTCCGTGATCTCCCCGTCCTTAAGTACCACAATATTATCAACCTCCGGTAAGTACGTGATTCCATGAGTAACCAGGACCCTGGTCTTCTTCTTAAGCATTCCGTTGGGTCCAATAACATTCTCAAATATATGCTTCCCGACGTGTGAATCAACAGCACTGAGAGGATCGTCCAAGAAGTACACATCACTATCACTGTAGACAGCCCTAGCCAGGGCGACCCTTTGCTTCTGTCCTCCAGACAAATTGATCCCCTTTTCCCCAATCTCCGTCTGATCTCCAGCCGGAAGCATTTCGATATCGAGAACAAGTGCACAAGCCTCGATCACCTTGTTGTAGAGTGTCTTATCAAAAGCCCTTCCAAAAAGAATATTATCCTGCATCGTTGCATTCTGAATCCAGGCCTGTTGTGACACGTAAGCAATGGATCCCCTGGTATTGACCCTTCCACTGAGTCTGTACATCTCTCCAAAGAATGCAGACACGAGAGAGCTCTTCCCCGAGCCAACGGTACCTACAATGGCAACCAATTGTCCATGCTTGACAGAGACATTAATGTTCCTGAGAGTGGGCTTCTCAACTGAATCTGCTGAGTCCCAAGTGAAGCTTCCATTCTCGATGATGAGAGGATCGATCTCAGCCTGATCATGCTGAACATTATCGGGATCCAGTTCTTCGTTATTCATGAATATGTTGATGCGCTTGACGGATACGGATGCCTGAACGACATTGCTGATCATCATGGGGAGCATCGACAGTGGAAACCTGAGTATATTGAAGAGACTGAGAGACACGAAGGCTTTGCTGCTGTTGAGAACATTGTTCTCGTCGATGTAAACGTACGTGGCGAATGACACTAGAGACACCAGAAACGGTGCACACGACCAGATGAAACTTGTGCCAGCATTGAGGTAGGCAGCCTCTTTCAACACCTTGATCTCCTTGTTCCTGATGTTGAGGATCTGCTGCTCGAAGGAGGGCTCCCAGGCGTACAGTTTAAGTACTTTAATTCCATTAAGTACTTCGTTCATGAGTTTCACTCTCTCGTCTTTGTTCTTCATCTGTCTTATTTGAAGGGTTTTTACTTTCGAGGCGATGAGGGCATTCACAGGAATTAGAATTATCATGACAGCCAGACCAGCCAGAACTGATGGGCCCAAAATTCCCCAGAGGAAGTACAAGGCCAGGGCTATTTGCAATGGAGCCGACCAGATCATGTTGATGTAGGCTATCAGGTCCATGAATCTTTGGGCGTCAACTGACATCAGATTCACTATTTCACCGACAGTTGACTCCTTTCTGGCGGAGTTGGACATTCTCAGGGCTTTTCGGTAGATCGCGGCTATCAACGCTGTGCGAATTCTCAAGCCAACGATGAACATTCGGTTGAAGTACTGGGAGAGGACTAAGGTTTGGAGAACAGCTGTGAGGAACAACAGGGCTGAATAGAAGTAACCCTTCCAGTTGGGCTCGTTGCCCTTTATGAATTCTATGAGGAGCTCCAGGACCTTGGGCCCGATGAAGATCATTATGTCCTGCGAGAGCTTGAGGAATGCTCCGAATATGAAGGTAGGGCCGAAGGCTCGACAGAGAGGGATCAAAATTGAGGCACCTTTTTTCCTGCGAGTGTTGTTGAAATTCACCTGACCTGAGCCCTTTCGGAACGATGCCTTCGCTGATTGATTGCTGGAATAAGAGAGTCGAGGAGGGATGTTAAGTTAGGATTTTTGATAATCATGGAGTGATACTGTTTGACATCCCAAACATTTAATGTATTTATGTCGAATGTTGCATAAtcaatagaatattttttttctattaatgtTCTTGTACCTGAGAACAACTCaacgaaattgaaaaataaagagaaatattttttttacaaaagcgAGTGATATGAAAAGACAATATTTAATCAACGTACCTACAATAATCCCACATGAGCCTTGTTGGCAAATTAGAAGAAACACAACGATAATAATGAGATTAaactctgaatttttttggtaaatgTAATGCAATTCAGTAGTGAATTATGTAGACAACAATAAATGTTACAACAATAAATAcacttatttatatattttcaaacTGATGTCTTGAAACActcaaagaaattaatttcccaaattcgaatttaatttttcaagtggttgaaaaacaaatttatttcgcTACTGAATCGTCGTTTCGTATTTAATTCCCCATTGTTATAATCACCATCCTGTACTCACCTGTCGTACTTTTTCAACGTTTTATTCCAATACTTGTCGAACTTGGGGACTATCTCCATGGCTGTATCCTCGGGATTCATCGACCACAGGTCCGATGTTTCCAGGGGCTTTTTGAAGCCCCTCCATGCCAATGCATCGAACCACGCGAATGTCATTCTCGAAGGGTATGAGGCACTTTGCTCCGGACATGGTTTATCAACCTCAGCAtattcagagaacttgggttTGTCATCAACCAGAAAATTAAGGAGAAAAAGCACCAGTACCACTGGATAATATATCACATAGGATATCCTCGCATAACTGTCTTCTTGATCCCAATTCCTCAGAATGCGTCGAAACTGTACAATGCCGCACAATGCGAGGAATGACCAGAACAGGAACAGCAAACCCGATGTTCTCATTCCCATTTTTCTGTTGTAATGCAACAGAGTTGCCGCCAATGACTGCAAAATGATCATCATATTGATTTATTGTGCTGAATGGACGTTACTTAATGATGGCAGAGAAGTCAATACTTACAAATGTGGCAAACTTAATGATTGGTGTATAATAATCAACTGTTTTGGAACTGTTCCTGTGGATAGCCAATCCCAAATCCATAATACTAAATACAATAAGTACAGCTGTAAGTAGACCTTTGGCGAtgaatttcgatgaatatGGTATATCTCTTCGTTTACTGTTTATCAAATAATATGCTTCCAAGAACGAAAATGTCCAGAGGAATGCACAGGGAGTCCAAACTAGCACTGTATTTTGAAAACACGAGCTCAAATCTGGATCTGTCGTGTTCCATGACTGATTATAAtcctggaaaattatttaaaactaaattaattaacttaCTGGAAGTCGTGTTCAAGattatttcccattttttctaattattggTAAACTGATATTTATCGCTTTCAATATCTCGTAGTGATTAAAAATCCGTTTAAAATTACATGGGTACATAGATCTGAAAAATTAACTGATAAAACAATCTAGATAACATTCCGAAATGGAATGGAATGATCAACAagtcttgaaaaataaaatcaacattAAGAATATTTCCTCGCACGTGTCATGAACGTTCTCCGGTAACTTACCCAAAAAGTTGAGCCACAGAACTCGTCCATCTCGTGATCCTCCATTTCGTTGGCCACTTGTCCTATTAAATTGTGAATCCAATGGGGTCAAGTGCTAACCACTCTGTGGGAACGTAAATGAAGGAATTAAATCCCTGATTGAATGATACAAAACAAGCTGTTATTCAATGTGGATTTATATTGTTTTGAACGTTATGTATGTACTCCCTCGTATCATACACTGAGTTTGTCAATATTATCTATCAAACGCTCCAGAGATTACTGTTAATGGATGAATAAGCAGTGTAGTGACAACGTCGGAAGAAAATGTAGAAAATCATTTCCtagtaataaatttatagcaGATCATGGTTGTCGCTAatggttttaaaaattccatggAAAATCCTAGCTCATTGTGCAAGCAATGTTATTGAGGATGTTTGCACCATTACGgtgcattttttcaaatacaaAATAGACCATGAGAATTTTATAGACAAAAACGagtataattttgttttcttacaacattttttctattgcGATACTATTCTATTCTACTACaaaaaagatggaaaaaattggacttttagctgaataaaaaaataaattgcactattaatttttactaTTCACAAACTTGCGATCCTTAGACCTACAATCCCCTGGTTATCACTGATAACGTAGCTACTATATTATCACTACAAGTCCCCACGGAAACCGACCAAATAAAGTCAACAGAAGACTGAAGACACGAGATAACGATACTATTGACACACCACCAACAATCACTGGAAACTCCACCTGACACCatccaaataaattttaatttagaaatttattAGCGAAGAGAATCCCAAAGAAATTCCATCGAAATTTCTGCTTTCCAATGAATAATATTTAAGAAAAACAGTTATTAACGTTTGGATGAGAATTTCATTGTGATTTTATCAGGAAAATGATTTCTACGAGAAGCGTTTCTGTCTGTCAAGATACTTTCAAAACAATTAGTTTTATCGATGTATTTTCGGTAGAAATTCTTTGAAGTAATTAAAGTTTTAAAGTTTAGTTGTGGtgtgttattttttcatagaaaGAAAATGAAGTCAATGCCAAGGGCTTCTCTTATGGATTTtcaaatcacaaaaaatttattgctgataatttttcaaaaatgccTCTAAAAATTTTGAGGTAATAATTCAGATAgcagaatgaaaattgaaagtatTCTTGACCTATTTCTGTTCACTATCAGTTGAAAAAACCACGCGAcgagttaaataattttcaatggaagaCCGGTGCAAAAGTCTGGAATTTTCCTGAGgacttttcaaaatttcaaaacttCCTCTAGAACCTCgccacaaaataaaatttcacgaaAATTCTGACCCTAAGATTCAACACCACTTTCTAGTGCCTATAGGTCACCCCACAATACTAAGAAAAAAACTCCACCCAAGGATTGAGATACTTgacagaagaaaatattttattttaacaaaaaagaGAGTGGGGCAAAGTGCAACGTCTTCAAAGGACAAAAACTCGGAAACTGCCGAGGCAAATCGAATGATCTCTCGGCAGTTCAAAGCTCAATAATAGagctttaaaatgaaaaaaaatccaggaatTTCACTCTACCGATCCCCAGATACTGTTCATTGAAAGAGTTCCTTCTATTCCACTTCCCATAATTCCTCTCAAAATTGTGCAAAAATGAAATGCCAGAAAATCGAGATCCTAAGATTCAACATCACTCTCTGGTTCCTCTAGGTCACCACTACACTGAGAAAACACAATATTT
This genomic interval from Diachasmimorpha longicaudata isolate KC_UGA_2023 chromosome 4, iyDiaLong2, whole genome shotgun sequence contains the following:
- the LOC135161172 gene encoding multidrug resistance-associated protein 1 isoform X9; the encoded protein is MEDHEMDEFCGSTFWDYNQSWNTTDPDLSSCFQNTVLVWTPCAFLWTFSFLEAYYLINSKRRDIPYSSKFIAKGLLTAVLIVFSIMDLGLAIHRNSSKTVDYYTPIIKFATFSLAATLLHYNRKMGMRTSGLLFLFWSFLALCGIVQFRRILRNWDQEDSYARISYVIYYPVVLVLFLLNFLVDDKPKFSEYAEVDKPCPEQSASYPSRMTFAWFDALAWRGFKKPLETSDLWSMNPEDTAMEIVPKFDKYWNKTLKKYDSNQSAKASFRKGSGQVNFNNTRRKKGASILIPLCRAFGPTFIFGAFLKLSQDIMIFIGPKVLELLIEFIKGNEPNWKGYFYSALLFLTAVLQTLVLSQYFNRMFIVGLRIRTALIAAIYRKALRMSNSARKESTVGEIVNLMSVDAQRFMDLIAYINMIWSAPLQIALALYFLWGILGPSVLAGLAVMIILIPVNALIASKVKTLQIRQMKNKDERVKLMNEVLNGIKVLKLYAWEPSFEQQILNIRNKEIKVLKEAAYLNAGTSFIWSCAPFLVSLVSFATYVYIDENNVLNSSKAFVSLSLFNILRFPLSMLPMMISNVVQASVSVKRINIFMNNEELDPDNVQHDQAEIDPLIIENGSFTWDSADSVEKPTLRNINVSVKHGQLVAIVGTVGSGKSSLVSAFFGEMYRLSGRVNTRGSIAYVSQQAWIQNATMQDNILFGRAFDKTLYNKVIEACALVLDIEMLPAGDQTEIGEKGINLSGGQKQRVALARAVYSDSDVYFLDDPLSAVDSHVGKHIFENVIGPNGMLKKKTRVLVTHGITYLPEVDNIVVLKDGEITESGTYKQLMEKRGAFADFLIQHLQEVRAQDDEETDLTEIKQQLESTIGTEEFKQKLTRSRSKTSMTPSDSGSADQRSLSGGSLRRQQSTESQRSGSLAKITSFKENKPIEGKVGEKIIETEKTETGSVKLRVYAHYLKSIGWFLSISTIIMNAVFQSFSIGSNIWISKWSDDDSIVVDGVQDTSKRDMYVGVYGALGLGQVLSVFLAALSVNIGTLRSSAALLRHALQNVLRGPMSFFDTVPTGRILSRFSADVDITDSRLPMSLVQWLPCCCRVIATLVVISISTPAFISIIIPIGVIYYFIQRFYVATSRQLKRLESVSRSPIYSHFGESVTGAPTIRAYGVQDRFIRESENRVDFNQVCYYPSIIANRWLAVRLEMIGNLIILFSALFAVLGRDTLSAGLVGLSVSYALQITQTLNWLVRMTSDVETNIVAVERIKEYGETPQEAPWEISDKTPPREWPSEGRVEFRDFKVRYREGLDLVLKGISFTVEGGEKIGIVGRTGAGKSSLTLALFRIIEAAEGKIIIDDIDIATLGLHSLRSRLTIIPQDPVLFSGSLRLNLDPFDRHGDEEVWRALEHAHLKTFVQSLPNGLSHVVSEGGDNLSVGQRQLICLARALLRKTKILILDEATAAVDLETDDLIQRTIREEFKESTVLTIAHRLNTILDSDRVIVLDKGYMVEFESPHSLLQKTTSAFYSMAKDAGLVA
- the LOC135161172 gene encoding multidrug resistance-associated protein 1 isoform X2; the encoded protein is MEDHEMDEFCGSTFWDYNQSWNTTDPDLSSCFQNTVLVWTPCAFLWTFSFLEAYYLINSKRRDIPYSSKFIAKGLLTAVLIVFSIMDLGLAIHRNSSKTVDYYTPIIKFATFSLAATLLHYNRKMGMRTSGLLFLFWSFLALCGIVQFRRILRNWDQEDSYARISYVIYYPVVLVLFLLNFLVDDKPKFSEYAEVDKPCPEQSASYPSRMTFAWFDALAWRGFKKPLETSDLWSMNPEDTAMEIVPKFDKYWNKTLKKYDRLMWDYCSNQSAKASFRKGSGQVNFNNTRRKKGASILIPLCRAFGPTFIFGAFLKLSQDIMIFIGPKVLELLIEFIKGNEPNWKGYFYSALLFLTAVLQTLVLSQYFNRMFIVGLRIRTALIAAIYRKALRMSNSARKESTVGEIVNLMSVDAQRFMDLIAYINMIWSAPLQIALALYFLWGILGPSVLAGLAVMIILIPVNALIASKVKTLQIRQMKNKDERVKLMNEVLNGIKVLKLYAWEPSFEQQILNIRNKEIKVLKEAAYLNAGTSFIWSCAPFLVSLVSFATYVYIDENNVLNSSKAFVSLSLFNILRFPLSMLPMMISNVVQASVSVKRINIFMNNEELDPDNVQHDQAEIDPLIIENGSFTWDSADSVEKPTLRNINVSVKHGQLVAIVGTVGSGKSSLVSAFFGEMYRLSGRVNTRGSIAYVSQQAWIQNATMQDNILFGRAFDKTLYNKVIEACALVLDIEMLPAGDQTEIGEKGINLSGGQKQRVALARAVYSDSDVYFLDDPLSAVDSHVGKHIFENVIGPNGMLKKKTRVLVTHGITYLPEVDNIVVLKDGEITESGTYKQLMEKRGAFADFLIQHLQEVRAQDDEETDLTEIKQQLESTIGTEEFKQKLTRSRSKTSMTPSDSGSADQRSLSGGSLRRQQSTESQRSGSLAKITSFKENKPIEGKVGEKIIETEKTETGSVKLRVYAHYLKSIGWFLSISTIIMNAVFQSFSIGSNIWISKWSDDDSIVVDGVQDTSKRDMYVGVYGALGLGQAIFVLLAQVTMALGCLQSSKLLHGLILFGILRSPIGFFDTTPLGRILNRFGKDVDVIDNALPQILRAWLMCLAGVIATLVVISISTPAFISIIIPIGVIYYFIQRFYVATSRQLKRLESVSRSPIYSHFGESVTGAPTIRAYGVQDRFIRESENRVDFNQVCYYPSIIANRWLAVRLEMIGNLIILFSALFAVLGRDTLSAGLVGLSVSYALQITQTLNWLVRMTSDVETNIVAVERIKEYGETPQEAPWEISDKTPPREWPSEGRVEFRDFKVRYREGLDLVLKGISFTVEGGEKIGIVGRTGAGKSSLTLALFRIIEAAEGKIIIDDIDIATLGLHSLRSRLTIIPQDPVLFSGSLRLNLDPFDRHGDEEVWRALEHAHLKTFVQSLPNGLSHVVSEGGDNLSVGQRQLICLARALLRKTKILILDEATAAVDLETDDLIQRTIREEFKESTVLTIAHRLNTILDSDRVIVLDKGYMVEFESPHSLLQKTTSAFYSMAKDAGLVA
- the LOC135161172 gene encoding multidrug resistance-associated protein 1 isoform X5 gives rise to the protein MEDHEMDEFCGSTFWDYNQSWNTTDPDLSSCFQNTVLVWTPCAFLWTFSFLEAYYLINSKRRDIPYSSKFIAKGLLTAVLIVFSIMDLGLAIHRNSSKTVDYYTPIIKFATFSLAATLLHYNRKMGMRTSGLLFLFWSFLALCGIVQFRRILRNWDQEDSYARISYVIYYPVVLVLFLLNFLVDDKPKFSEYAEVDKPCPEQSASYPSRMTFAWFDALAWRGFKKPLETSDLWSMNPEDTAMEIVPKFDKYWNKTLKKYDSNQSAKASFRKGSGQVNFNNTRRKKGASILIPLCRAFGPTFIFGAFLKLSQDIMIFIGPKVLELLIEFIKGNEPNWKGYFYSALLFLTAVLQTLVLSQYFNRMFIVGLRIRTALIAAIYRKALRMSNSARKESTVGEIVNLMSVDAQRFMDLIAYINMIWSAPLQIALALYFLWGILGPSVLAGLAVMIILIPVNALIASKVKTLQIRQMKNKDERVKLMNEVLNGIKVLKLYAWEPSFEQQILNIRNKEIKVLKEAAYLNAGTSFIWSCAPFLVSLVSFATYVYIDENNVLNSSKAFVSLSLFNILRFPLSMLPMMISNVVQASVSVKRINIFMNNEELDPDNVQHDQAEIDPLIIENGSFTWDSADSVEKPTLRNINVSVKHGQLVAIVGTVGSGKSSLVSAFFGEMYRLSGRVNTRGSIAYVSQQAWIQNATMQDNILFGRAFDKTLYNKVIEACALVLDIEMLPAGDQTEIGEKGINLSGGQKQRVALARAVYSDSDVYFLDDPLSAVDSHVGKHIFENVIGPNGMLKKKTRVLVTHGITYLPEVDNIVVLKDGEITESGTYKQLMEKRGAFADFLIQHLQEVRAQDDEETDLTEIKQQLESTIGTEEFKQKLTRSRSKTSMTPSDSGSADQRSLSGGSLRRQQSTESQRSGSLAKITSFKENKPIEGKVGEKIIETEKTETGSVKLRVYAHYLKSIGWFLSISTIIMNAVFQSFSIGSNIWISKWSDDDSIVVDGVQDTSKRDMYVGVYGALGLGQAVTSFFCDLAPQLGCWLAARQMHLVMLSGVMRASLTFFDTTPTGRIISRFAKDVDVLDTSLPQQISDSIYCFFEVIATLVVISISTPAFISIIIPIGVIYYFIQRFYVATSRQLKRLESVSRSPIYSHFGESVTGAPTIRAYGVQDRFIRESENRVDFNQVCYYPSIIANRWLAVRLEMIGNLIILFSALFAVLGRDTLSAGLVGLSVSYALQITQTLNWLVRMTSDVETNIVAVERIKEYGETPQEAPWEISDKTPPREWPSEGRVEFRDFKVRYREGLDLVLKGISFTVEGGEKIGIVGRTGAGKSSLTLALFRIIEAAEGKIIIDDIDIATLGLHSLRSRLTIIPQDPVLFSGSLRLNLDPFDRHGDEEVWRALEHAHLKTFVQSLPNGLSHVVSEGGDNLSVGQRQLICLARALLRKTKILILDEATAAVDLETDDLIQRTIREEFKESTVLTIAHRLNTILDSDRVIVLDKGYMVEFESPHSLLQKTTSAFYSMAKDAGLVA
- the LOC135161172 gene encoding multidrug resistance-associated protein 1 isoform X4, which codes for MEDHEMDEFCGSTFWDYNQSWNTTDPDLSSCFQNTVLVWTPCAFLWTFSFLEAYYLINSKRRDIPYSSKFIAKGLLTAVLIVFSIMDLGLAIHRNSSKTVDYYTPIIKFATFSLAATLLHYNRKMGMRTSGLLFLFWSFLALCGIVQFRRILRNWDQEDSYARISYVIYYPVVLVLFLLNFLVDDKPKFSEYAEVDKPCPEQSASYPSRMTFAWFDALAWRGFKKPLETSDLWSMNPEDTAMEIVPKFDKYWNKTLKKYDRLMWDYCSNQSAKASFRKGSGQVNFNNTRRKKGASILIPLCRAFGPTFIFGAFLKLSQDIMIFIGPKVLELLIEFIKGNEPNWKGYFYSALLFLTAVLQTLVLSQYFNRMFIVGLRIRTALIAAIYRKALRMSNSARKESTVGEIVNLMSVDAQRFMDLIAYINMIWSAPLQIALALYFLWGILGPSVLAGLAVMIILIPVNALIASKVKTLQIRQMKNKDERVKLMNEVLNGIKVLKLYAWEPSFEQQILNIRNKEIKVLKEAAYLNAGTSFIWSCAPFLVSLVSFATYVYIDENNVLNSSKAFVSLSLFNILRFPLSMLPMMISNVVQASVSVKRINIFMNNEELDPDNVQHDQAEIDPLIIENGSFTWDSADSVEKPTLRNINVSVKHGQLVAIVGTVGSGKSSLVSAFFGEMYRLSGRVNTRGSIAYVSQQAWIQNATMQDNILFGRAFDKTLYNKVIEACALVLDIEMLPAGDQTEIGEKGINLSGGQKQRVALARAVYSDSDVYFLDDPLSAVDSHVGKHIFENVIGPNGMLKKKTRVLVTHGITYLPEVDNIVVLKDGEITESGTYKQLMEKRGAFADFLIQHLQEVRAQDDEETDLTEIKQQLESTIGTEEFKQKLTRSRSKTSMTPSDSGSADQRSLSGGSLRRQQSTESQRSGSLAKITSFKENKPIEGKVGEKIIETEKTETGSVKLRVYAHYLKSIGWFLSISTIIMNAVFQSFSIGSNIWISKWSDDDSIVVDGVQDTSKRDMYVGVYGALGLGQVLSVFLAALSVNIGTLRSSAALLRHALQNVLRGPMSFFDTVPTGRILSRFSADVDITDSRLPMSLVQWLPCCCRVIATLVVISISTPAFISIIIPIGVIYYFIQRFYVATSRQLKRLESVSRSPIYSHFGESVTGAPTIRAYGVQDRFIRESENRVDFNQVCYYPSIIANRWLAVRLEMIGNLIILFSALFAVLGRDTLSAGLVGLSVSYALQITQTLNWLVRMTSDVETNIVAVERIKEYGETPQEAPWEISDKTPPREWPSEGRVEFRDFKVRYREGLDLVLKGISFTVEGGEKIGIVGRTGAGKSSLTLALFRIIEAAEGKIIIDDIDIATLGLHSLRSRLTIIPQDPVLFSGSLRLNLDPFDRHGDEEVWRALEHAHLKTFVQSLPNGLSHVVSEGGDNLSVGQRQLICLARALLRKTKILILDEATAAVDLETDDLIQRTIREEFKESTVLTIAHRLNTILDSDRVIVLDKGYMVEFESPHSLLQKTTSAFYSMAKDAGLVA